Proteins co-encoded in one Candidatus Tectomicrobia bacterium genomic window:
- a CDS encoding adenylate/guanylate cyclase domain-containing protein, with translation MPNFLKRLFQINSTTVGLLLTGLMLLIFVGDSAIIQRLDLLISDIRFLARGPKKAAPDVVIAAIDEKSIDQLGRWPWPFTTQARLVDRLVSYGARVIAYDVVFSSSDISGGIESLKVLRSRMSADGAAAPPQVLAELDKAIAASDHDRIFAEALKRSGRTLLGYFFHFSADTIQHLSAEEKNSFLENIRNSKYNAVRKAPGASLKKVWLPRAEAVESNLAGLTRSARGSGYFSLRPDQDGAVRRFPLIVKYQDMVEIPGEQDFLFGPLALRALERYLRGTTLFFIDTLGVEKVAITGRRNIAIPTNNQGEMLINYIGGISSFPVYSIVDIVEGREQAPPQAFRNKIVLIGPTAIALADLRVTPFDKAIPGVAIHATVLDNMIRGDFLSEPWWGGLFTAGTILLLGLAGTLVLPRTGAAGGGAAAAAALVLVVGLNQYLFARHGWWLSAAYPLLTGAVLYGGMTLYHYVIEEQQKRFIQSAFGTYLSPKVVAEIVSNPSLLKLGGERKEITAFFSDVAGFTSVSESMSPEELVALLNEYLSEMTDIILRYDGTVDKYEGDAIVAFFGAPHPMSDHAVRACHVSLDMQEAMVRLRGVWKARGVKELYMRVGLNTGPAVVGNMGSRTRMDYTMMGDTVNTAARFEGANKQYGSAIMIGSLTYEEGKHAVEARELDLINVVGKAEPVPIYELVAKKGQLSDTKKKVLELYHQGLLSYRARRFDEAMGLFGEGLALDKTDGPCKSMVKRCEDYIVDPPPKNWNGAFIMTSK, from the coding sequence ATGCCCAATTTCCTGAAACGGCTCTTCCAGATCAACAGCACGACGGTGGGCCTCCTGCTCACCGGCCTCATGCTGCTCATCTTCGTGGGCGATTCCGCCATCATCCAGCGCCTCGATCTCCTCATATCCGACATCCGCTTCCTCGCCCGGGGTCCCAAGAAGGCCGCCCCCGACGTCGTCATCGCGGCCATCGACGAAAAGAGCATCGACCAGCTCGGCCGCTGGCCCTGGCCCTTCACCACCCAGGCCCGGCTCGTGGATCGGCTCGTCTCCTACGGCGCCCGCGTCATCGCCTACGACGTGGTCTTCTCCTCCTCCGACATCTCCGGCGGTATCGAAAGCCTCAAGGTCCTCCGGAGCCGGATGTCCGCCGACGGCGCGGCCGCCCCGCCCCAGGTGCTCGCGGAGCTCGACAAGGCCATCGCCGCATCCGACCACGACCGCATCTTTGCGGAGGCGCTCAAGCGGTCGGGGCGGACCCTGCTCGGCTACTTCTTCCACTTCTCCGCCGACACCATTCAGCACTTGAGCGCCGAGGAGAAGAACAGCTTCCTCGAGAACATCCGCAACTCGAAATACAACGCCGTCCGCAAGGCTCCCGGCGCGAGCCTAAAGAAAGTCTGGCTGCCCCGGGCCGAGGCGGTCGAGTCGAACTTGGCCGGGCTGACCCGATCGGCGCGGGGCAGCGGCTACTTCAGCCTCCGGCCCGACCAGGACGGCGCCGTCCGCCGCTTCCCCCTGATCGTCAAGTACCAGGACATGGTGGAGATCCCCGGGGAGCAGGATTTCCTCTTCGGGCCCCTGGCCCTCCGCGCCCTGGAGCGCTACCTGCGCGGCACCACACTCTTTTTCATCGACACCTTGGGCGTGGAGAAGGTGGCGATCACGGGCCGCCGGAACATCGCGATTCCCACCAATAACCAGGGGGAGATGCTCATCAACTACATCGGCGGCATCTCCTCCTTTCCCGTCTATTCCATCGTGGACATCGTGGAAGGCCGGGAGCAGGCCCCGCCCCAAGCCTTCAGGAACAAGATCGTGCTGATCGGCCCCACCGCCATCGCCCTGGCCGACCTCCGCGTCACGCCGTTCGACAAGGCCATCCCGGGCGTCGCCATCCACGCGACGGTGCTCGACAACATGATCCGGGGCGATTTCCTGAGCGAACCTTGGTGGGGCGGCCTGTTCACGGCCGGGACGATTCTCCTGCTGGGCCTGGCGGGCACCCTCGTGCTTCCCCGCACCGGCGCGGCCGGGGGGGGCGCCGCGGCCGCGGCCGCGCTGGTCCTGGTGGTGGGCCTCAACCAGTATCTCTTCGCCCGCCACGGCTGGTGGCTGAGCGCGGCCTATCCCCTCCTCACGGGGGCCGTCCTCTACGGCGGCATGACGCTCTATCACTATGTCATCGAGGAGCAGCAGAAGCGTTTCATCCAGTCGGCCTTCGGCACCTACCTCTCCCCAAAGGTGGTCGCCGAGATCGTGTCCAATCCGAGCCTCCTCAAGCTGGGCGGCGAGCGCAAGGAGATTACCGCGTTCTTTTCCGACGTGGCCGGCTTCACCTCGGTTTCCGAGTCCATGTCACCGGAGGAGCTGGTCGCCCTCCTCAACGAGTACCTCTCCGAGATGACGGACATCATCCTCCGCTACGACGGGACCGTGGACAAATACGAGGGGGACGCCATCGTGGCCTTCTTCGGCGCGCCCCACCCCATGTCCGATCACGCCGTCCGGGCCTGCCACGTCTCGCTGGACATGCAGGAGGCCATGGTCCGCCTGCGCGGCGTCTGGAAGGCGCGGGGCGTGAAGGAGCTCTACATGCGGGTCGGCCTCAACACAGGGCCGGCGGTCGTGGGCAACATGGGCTCCCGCACCCGGATGGACTACACGATGATGGGCGACACGGTGAACACCGCCGCCCGGTTCGAGGGAGCGAACAAGCAGTACGGCAGCGCCATCATGATCGGCTCGCTCACCTACGAAGAGGGCAAGCACGCCGTCGAGGCCCGCGAGCTGGACCTCATCAACGTGGTCGGAAAGGCGGAGCCGGTCCCCATCTACGAACTGGTCGCGAAGAAGGGGCAGCTCTCCGACACCAAGAAGAAAGTGCTGGAGCTCTACCACCAGGGCCTGCTCAGCTACCGCGCCCGCCGCTTCGACGAGGCCATGGGCCTCTTCGGCGAGGGACTCGCCCTGGACAAGACGGACGGCCCCTGCAAATCCATGGTGAAGCGATGCGAGGATTACATCGTCGACCCCCCGCCCAAGAACTGGAACGGCGCCTTCATCATGACCTCGAAATGA
- a CDS encoding cupin domain-containing protein yields MPNLPVPQVVNSLDVSEDKAYEPPYAIRWGVDRETTGTKTITMGRTIIPPRGRNRLHYHKNCDTTIYVVKGPINIYWKKGEDIQGREVKQGHFVYFPCGCIHGQENPSKTEPAELIFTYGGMPNKDAAGTTFVDDPRDPLRD; encoded by the coding sequence ATGCCCAATTTGCCCGTCCCGCAGGTGGTCAATTCCCTCGATGTGTCGGAGGACAAGGCCTACGAGCCCCCCTACGCCATCCGCTGGGGGGTGGACCGCGAGACCACCGGCACCAAGACCATCACCATGGGCCGCACGATCATCCCTCCCCGCGGCAGGAACCGCCTCCACTACCACAAGAACTGCGACACGACCATCTATGTGGTGAAAGGGCCCATCAATATCTACTGGAAGAAAGGCGAGGACATCCAGGGGCGCGAAGTCAAGCAGGGGCACTTCGTCTACTTCCCGTGCGGCTGCATCCACGGGCAGGAGAATCCCAGCAAGACCGAGCCCGCCGAGCTCATCTTCACGTACGGCGGCATGCCCAATAAGGATGCCGCCGGGACCACCTTCGTGGACGATCCGCGGGACCCCCTCCGGGATTGA
- a CDS encoding SUMF1/EgtB/PvdO family nonheme iron enzyme, which yields MRIASLGRAALWASLIIIAAGPGLAQAAPRTQVSSSDGATLVYVPAGAFLMGSDKGDKNERPQRRVQLSAFWIDQAELTASRFARFAGATGHRTAAEKEGWAWVWDETLKKGEGDWRREKNVSWRNPAGKGSDWKAMPEQPVSQVGWADAEAYCRWAGRRLPTEAEWERAARGGDGRKYPWGNQKEPSRANLKGAADGFPGVAPAGRFPQGASPFGALDMAGNVWEWVADWYHPQAYQTMAAKDPKGPAKGTRRLVRGAAWGSPIDWATTTNRYDRPPAYRNNKIGFRCAQDAKE from the coding sequence ATGCGCATCGCAAGCCTAGGCCGGGCCGCACTGTGGGCGAGCCTTATCATAATAGCGGCGGGCCCCGGCCTCGCCCAGGCGGCGCCCCGAACCCAGGTTTCTTCCTCGGACGGCGCGACGCTGGTCTACGTCCCGGCCGGAGCCTTCCTCATGGGCAGCGACAAGGGAGACAAGAACGAGCGCCCGCAGCGCAGGGTGCAGCTCTCGGCCTTCTGGATCGATCAGGCCGAGCTCACCGCGTCCCGCTTCGCCCGCTTCGCCGGGGCCACCGGCCACCGGACGGCCGCCGAGAAGGAGGGCTGGGCCTGGGTGTGGGACGAGACCCTGAAGAAGGGCGAGGGGGACTGGCGCCGAGAGAAGAACGTGAGCTGGCGCAACCCGGCCGGAAAGGGCTCGGACTGGAAGGCGATGCCGGAACAGCCGGTCAGCCAGGTGGGCTGGGCCGACGCGGAGGCCTACTGCCGCTGGGCGGGGCGGCGCCTGCCCACCGAGGCGGAGTGGGAGCGCGCCGCGCGCGGCGGCGACGGCCGGAAGTACCCCTGGGGAAACCAGAAGGAGCCATCGCGAGCGAACCTCAAGGGCGCGGCGGACGGCTTCCCGGGCGTGGCGCCCGCGGGCCGCTTCCCGCAAGGGGCCAGCCCCTTCGGCGCCCTCGACATGGCCGGGAACGTGTGGGAGTGGGTGGCCGACTGGTACCACCCCCAGGCGTATCAGACGATGGCGGCCAAGGACCCGAAGGGTCCTGCGAAGGGCACCCGCCGGCTGGTGCGGGGGGCCGCCTGGGGGAGCCCGATCGATTGGGCCACCACCACCAACCGCTACGACCGGCCGCCCGCCTACCGGAACAACAAGATCGGCTTCCGCTGCGCCCAGGACGCGAAGGAATAG
- a CDS encoding beta-propeller fold lactonase family protein, giving the protein MKRPPALHRRLAGAAAIALLAAWGGPPAWGAGAREERILVTNTRDSTLSVISRETGKVLRTLPAGPKSNRLALAPDGRHVYIINDGRSEVRIFDAQEMRFVKSVRAGRDPYNLAFAPDGKFAYFVNTYSDNVTVLEVATGRLAGLIEHGGNNPVNIKISRDGRFAYVANELSEDVSVVDLATRKPLKQIEAGHYIEGLDLSKDGKWLYIMNGERKSYSVVDTGTHEIVQTVKLQDEPHDALVTPDGRFLYITLPHRGAVVVHSLPDHKEAAYVKQGARPDLIAITPDGALAYVTNRDSREVWVMDARKHVNLQRIRTGNGAHGVLVVPASGSKPLASR; this is encoded by the coding sequence ATGAAGCGCCCGCCGGCCCTGCACCGCCGCCTCGCGGGAGCGGCGGCGATCGCCCTCCTGGCGGCCTGGGGAGGGCCTCCGGCCTGGGGCGCCGGCGCCCGGGAAGAGCGGATCCTCGTGACGAACACCCGCGACTCCACCCTGAGCGTCATCTCGCGCGAGACGGGCAAGGTCCTCCGAACCCTGCCCGCCGGGCCCAAGTCGAACCGCCTCGCCCTCGCCCCCGACGGCCGGCACGTGTACATCATCAACGACGGGAGGTCCGAGGTCCGCATCTTCGACGCCCAGGAGATGCGCTTCGTGAAGAGCGTCCGGGCCGGCCGCGACCCCTACAACCTCGCCTTCGCGCCCGATGGGAAGTTCGCCTACTTCGTCAACACCTACTCCGACAACGTCACCGTCCTGGAGGTGGCCACGGGACGGCTGGCGGGCCTCATCGAGCACGGCGGGAACAACCCGGTGAACATCAAGATATCCCGCGACGGGCGCTTCGCCTACGTGGCGAACGAGTTGAGCGAGGACGTCTCCGTGGTGGACCTCGCCACGCGCAAGCCGCTCAAGCAGATCGAGGCGGGCCACTACATCGAAGGCCTCGATCTCAGCAAGGACGGCAAATGGCTCTACATCATGAATGGGGAGCGCAAGTCCTACAGCGTAGTGGACACCGGCACCCACGAGATCGTCCAGACGGTGAAGCTCCAGGACGAGCCCCACGACGCCCTGGTGACGCCGGATGGCCGTTTTCTCTACATCACCCTGCCTCACCGCGGCGCGGTGGTGGTCCATTCCCTGCCCGATCACAAGGAAGCGGCTTACGTGAAGCAGGGCGCGCGGCCGGATCTCATCGCCATCACTCCGGACGGCGCTCTCGCCTACGTCACCAACCGCGACTCGCGGGAGGTATGGGTGATGGACGCCCGGAAGCACGTCAACCTTCAGCGGATCAGGACCGGCAACGGCGCCCACGGCGTGCTGGTTGTGCCCGCCTCCGGGAGCAAACCGCTGGCCAGCCGCTAG
- a CDS encoding cytochrome c: MRLAVFLLLFTASLAPGESARAQERPRPAAEQNFQWYCIQCHGPRGDGKGVNNTAKLPVSPRNLTDGRDMAQFSDEDMTRTITRGGGASDLSPIMPPWGHTLAAEEIRDLVAHVRKLCRCRFDPKAKDRFLREQGKQPPQSLDMEGAKP; this comes from the coding sequence ATGAGACTCGCCGTCTTTCTCCTGCTTTTCACGGCTTCGCTCGCTCCCGGGGAATCCGCCCGGGCCCAGGAGCGCCCCCGCCCGGCGGCGGAGCAGAATTTCCAGTGGTACTGCATCCAATGCCACGGCCCGCGCGGGGACGGGAAGGGCGTGAACAACACGGCCAAACTCCCCGTCAGCCCCCGCAACCTGACCGACGGGCGGGACATGGCCCAGTTCTCGGACGAGGACATGACCCGCACCATCACCCGCGGGGGCGGCGCCAGCGACCTCTCGCCCATCATGCCTCCCTGGGGGCACACGCTCGCGGCGGAGGAGATCCGCGACCTCGTCGCCCACGTCCGCAAGCTGTGCAGGTGCCGGTTCGACCCCAAGGCGAAGGATCGCTTCCTCCGCGAGCAGGGAAAGCAGCCTCCCCAATCCCTGGATATGGAAGGAGCAAAGCCATGA
- a CDS encoding c-type cytochrome, with the protein MIFMRRLAGRESLPGWAVLLFLLAASPAMGQEKGKDIFLRRGCGECHTAQGPEAKIPVTERHAIKGPSLWYAGSKFRPGYLKGWLAKPQAFRGVKWGTMEKGKTPHPALAPAEAGEVALYLESLKDPEMPSGVVPAWGEKVPRQVLRRARILFQKEQPCYACHMVHIRKTVYREPVEVGGFSAPHLVDAGRRLRPDFIVALLKSGDRYAPNGRMPRYGSTAFTPLSEQDLIALAAYIATFK; encoded by the coding sequence GTGATCTTCATGCGCCGTCTTGCCGGCCGCGAATCGCTGCCGGGATGGGCGGTCCTCCTCTTCCTGCTGGCCGCTTCGCCAGCCATGGGACAGGAGAAGGGGAAGGATATCTTCCTCCGGCGGGGCTGCGGGGAATGCCATACCGCCCAGGGTCCCGAGGCGAAAATTCCCGTCACCGAGCGCCACGCGATCAAGGGGCCTTCTCTCTGGTACGCCGGGAGCAAGTTCCGGCCCGGCTATCTGAAGGGATGGCTCGCCAAGCCCCAGGCGTTCCGGGGCGTGAAGTGGGGGACGATGGAAAAGGGGAAGACCCCGCATCCGGCCCTTGCGCCCGCGGAGGCCGGGGAGGTCGCTCTCTACCTCGAGAGCCTGAAGGACCCGGAGATGCCCTCGGGGGTCGTCCCAGCCTGGGGGGAGAAGGTTCCCCGGCAGGTGCTCCGCCGGGCGCGGATCCTCTTCCAGAAGGAGCAACCCTGCTACGCCTGCCACATGGTACACATCCGCAAGACGGTGTACCGGGAGCCGGTGGAGGTGGGGGGATTCTCGGCGCCGCACCTCGTCGACGCCGGTCGCAGGCTCCGGCCCGACTTCATCGTGGCCCTTCTCAAGTCCGGGGACCGCTACGCCCCCAACGGGCGCATGCCCCGGTACGGGTCGACCGCCTTCACGCCCTTGTCCGAGCAGGATCTCATCGCCCTCGCCGCCTATATCGCGACCTTCAAATGA
- a CDS encoding c-type cytochrome, with protein MTREKVELGRLLFFEKRISADGTVACATCHMPDRGFSNARQYGVGVEGKLGVRNVPTVLNAAYYTSQFWDGRAKTLEEQAQGPILNPAEMASSEERVVRVLGAIPAYREAFRRAFGDPAVSLDRTAKAIASFERTLLSGGSPFDRWRFEGAESAVPAEAKRGFELFKTKAQCVKCHLVDEFSAPFTDNKFHNIGIGMDRKKPELGREEITKEPKDRGKFKTPSIRDAALTAPYMHDGRFNTLEEVIDFYDKGGHPNPNLDPDIFPLKLTPGEKKDLAAFIRTLTGRFPKVAAPEMPR; from the coding sequence ATGACCCGCGAAAAGGTGGAGCTGGGGCGGCTGCTCTTCTTCGAGAAGCGTATCTCGGCGGATGGCACGGTGGCCTGCGCCACCTGCCACATGCCCGACCGGGGCTTCTCCAACGCCCGGCAATACGGCGTGGGAGTCGAGGGCAAGCTGGGCGTCCGCAACGTCCCCACCGTCCTGAACGCCGCGTACTACACCAGCCAATTCTGGGACGGGCGGGCGAAGACCCTGGAGGAGCAGGCGCAGGGGCCTATCCTCAACCCCGCCGAGATGGCCTCGAGCGAGGAGCGGGTGGTGCGGGTGCTGGGCGCCATCCCCGCCTACCGGGAGGCTTTCCGGCGCGCCTTCGGCGATCCCGCCGTCTCCCTCGACCGGACCGCCAAGGCCATCGCCTCCTTCGAGCGCACCCTCCTCTCGGGCGGCTCCCCCTTCGACCGCTGGAGATTCGAGGGGGCCGAATCGGCAGTACCGGCGGAGGCCAAGCGGGGCTTCGAACTCTTCAAGACCAAGGCGCAGTGCGTGAAGTGCCACCTGGTGGACGAGTTCAGCGCCCCCTTCACCGACAACAAGTTTCACAACATCGGCATCGGGATGGACCGAAAGAAGCCTGAGCTCGGGCGCGAGGAGATCACCAAGGAGCCGAAGGACCGCGGGAAGTTCAAGACGCCCTCCATCCGGGACGCCGCCCTGACCGCCCCCTACATGCACGACGGAAGGTTCAATACGCTGGAAGAGGTGATCGACTTCTACGACAAGGGCGGCCATCCCAACCCGAACCTCGACCCGGACATCTTCCCCCTGAAGCTGACCCCGGGAGAGAAGAAGGACCTCGCGGCTTTCATCAGGACCCTGACCGGACGGTTCCCGAAAGTGGCGGCGCCGGAGATGCCTAGGTGA
- a CDS encoding VOC family protein, with the protein MSDGNLSFDHIHVISQNPDASAKWFVEKLGGKVAASHEVRGAPQIYIDFGGAKVIVRGQRPGEAAKDKHTLEWGTDHFGFQVKGSLDFKAYCADLKGKGVKFTVEPTQFNPSTQIAFIEAPDGVVIELLQRK; encoded by the coding sequence ATGAGCGACGGCAACCTCTCCTTCGATCACATCCATGTCATCAGCCAGAACCCCGATGCATCCGCCAAATGGTTCGTCGAAAAGCTGGGCGGCAAAGTCGCGGCGTCGCACGAGGTCCGGGGGGCGCCCCAGATCTACATCGACTTCGGCGGAGCCAAGGTGATCGTCCGGGGCCAGAGGCCGGGCGAAGCCGCCAAGGACAAGCACACCCTCGAGTGGGGCACCGACCATTTCGGCTTCCAGGTGAAGGGCAGCCTCGACTTCAAGGCCTACTGCGCGGACCTCAAGGGCAAGGGGGTGAAGTTCACCGTGGAGCCCACTCAGTTCAACCCCTCCACCCAGATTGCCTTCATCGAGGCGCCGGACGGGGTGGTGATCGAGCTCCTGCAGCGGAAATAG
- a CDS encoding MBL fold metallo-hydrolase → MGQYDQTVELPELTLKKLNIGPYSNNVYVMVAKPSQESVIIDTSHSADEILAACKGIKPKYILQTHSHGDHIDALAEVRKRTGAPLGLHPEDAKEFGIRPDFEIRDGQEITFGTVSLRAIHTPGHCRGMLMYYYPGHCVCGDTIFPGGPGKTWSHEQLLISLESIEKKVLTLPDDTVLYPGHGANSTVDQSKKEYVQFKAAGRPRRGEFGDITWAG, encoded by the coding sequence ATGGGCCAATACGACCAGACGGTCGAGCTGCCCGAGCTCACCCTGAAGAAACTCAACATCGGGCCGTACAGCAACAACGTCTATGTCATGGTCGCCAAGCCGAGCCAGGAGAGCGTCATCATCGATACATCCCATTCCGCCGACGAGATCCTGGCCGCCTGCAAGGGGATCAAGCCCAAATACATCCTACAGACTCACAGCCATGGAGACCACATCGACGCCCTGGCCGAGGTCCGCAAGCGCACCGGCGCCCCTCTCGGCCTCCATCCCGAGGACGCAAAGGAGTTCGGCATCCGGCCCGACTTCGAGATCCGCGACGGGCAGGAGATCACGTTCGGCACGGTTTCCCTCCGCGCCATCCACACCCCCGGGCATTGCCGCGGGATGCTCATGTACTACTATCCTGGGCACTGCGTCTGCGGGGACACCATCTTTCCCGGCGGGCCGGGCAAGACATGGAGCCACGAGCAGCTCCTCATCTCGCTCGAGTCGATCGAGAAGAAGGTGCTGACGCTGCCGGACGATACGGTGCTCTACCCCGGCCACGGCGCCAACAGCACCGTGGACCAGAGCAAGAAAGAATACGTCCAATTCAAGGCCGCCGGCCGCCCGAGGAGGGGAGAGTTCGGCGACATCACCTGGGCCGGCTGA
- a CDS encoding dihydrofolate reductase family protein has protein sequence MGSQYIFVNMAVTLDGKIAAAGREPFSLGSEADRREMDRLRAEADIVLWGGETLRATRSSARIRNPELTAARASSGRPPQPANGVITLSGNIPPSAKWFDAQDVRRFIFTGDQGAPAAEAAARGRAEVVVLGGREVTASALLAALAKRGMERVLLEGGGSVHWMFAREGLLDALHVTLTPWLAGGTAAPTLLDGEGFPSGSFLRLRLEEVRREGEEIFLRYRVDRPNAGNPPAR, from the coding sequence ATGGGCAGCCAATATATCTTTGTAAACATGGCGGTGACGCTCGACGGCAAGATCGCCGCCGCCGGCCGGGAGCCCTTCTCGCTCGGCTCGGAGGCAGACCGGAGGGAGATGGACCGCCTCCGGGCGGAGGCCGACATCGTCCTCTGGGGCGGGGAAACCCTGCGGGCCACCCGAAGTTCCGCCCGCATCCGGAACCCGGAGCTGACCGCGGCGCGGGCGTCCTCGGGACGCCCGCCTCAGCCGGCCAACGGGGTCATCACGCTGAGCGGGAACATCCCTCCGTCCGCCAAATGGTTCGACGCCCAGGATGTGCGGCGGTTCATCTTCACCGGCGACCAGGGCGCCCCCGCGGCCGAGGCCGCGGCGCGCGGCCGGGCCGAGGTGGTGGTCCTGGGCGGCCGGGAGGTCACCGCCTCCGCCCTGCTGGCCGCCCTGGCGAAGCGGGGCATGGAGAGGGTGCTGCTGGAGGGGGGCGGGAGCGTCCATTGGATGTTCGCCCGGGAGGGCCTCCTGGACGCCCTCCACGTCACCCTGACGCCCTGGCTGGCGGGCGGGACCGCGGCCCCCACCCTCCTCGACGGCGAGGGCTTCCCCTCCGGAAGTTTCCTCCGCCTGCGGCTCGAGGAGGTGCGGCGGGAGGGGGAGGAGATCTTCCTCCGCTACCGGGTGGACCGCCCGAATGCCGGGAACCCTCCCGCACGTTGA
- a CDS encoding thiamine pyrophosphate-dependent dehydrogenase E1 component subunit alpha has translation MLRIRRFEEKTDELFMAGRIKGAVHVSIGQEACSVGVCSALNQDDAILTTHRGHGHSIAKGTRLNEMMAELLGKATGLCKARGGSMHIADISKGHYGAHSIVGANMPMAAGMGLAFQLEGKGRVAVVFFGDGASNQGSFHESLNLCAIWKLPVVFFCENNHYAVSFHVNRSTAVRDISLRAQSYNAPGVTVDGMDVMAVYEATREAVARARRGEGPSLIEAKTYRFFGHSRGDPQFGPYRTKEEVERWRKRDPLIVAEKMFKPTEAEKKAIQAEVDKEMATAIEFAEKSPDAALSSALEDVYA, from the coding sequence ATGCTCCGCATCCGCCGCTTCGAGGAGAAGACAGACGAGCTCTTCATGGCGGGGCGGATCAAGGGCGCCGTCCACGTGAGCATCGGCCAGGAGGCCTGTTCGGTGGGTGTCTGTTCGGCCCTGAACCAGGACGATGCCATCCTGACCACCCACCGGGGGCACGGGCACTCCATCGCGAAGGGGACCCGCCTCAACGAGATGATGGCCGAGCTCCTGGGGAAGGCGACCGGCCTGTGCAAGGCCCGGGGCGGCTCCATGCACATCGCCGACATTTCCAAGGGCCACTACGGCGCCCACTCCATCGTGGGGGCCAACATGCCCATGGCCGCCGGGATGGGCCTGGCTTTCCAGCTCGAGGGGAAGGGCCGGGTGGCGGTCGTCTTCTTCGGGGACGGGGCCTCCAACCAGGGCAGCTTCCACGAGTCCCTGAACCTGTGCGCCATCTGGAAGCTCCCGGTCGTCTTCTTCTGCGAGAACAACCACTACGCGGTGAGCTTCCACGTGAACCGCTCGACGGCGGTGCGCGACATCAGCCTCCGCGCGCAGTCCTACAACGCCCCGGGCGTCACGGTGGACGGCATGGACGTGATGGCCGTCTACGAGGCCACCCGGGAGGCCGTCGCCCGGGCACGGCGGGGCGAGGGACCCTCCTTGATCGAGGCCAAGACCTACCGGTTCTTCGGGCACTCGCGCGGGGACCCGCAGTTCGGCCCCTACCGGACGAAGGAGGAGGTCGAGCGGTGGCGCAAGCGCGACCCTCTCATCGTGGCCGAGAAGATGTTCAAACCGACCGAGGCTGAAAAAAAGGCCATCCAGGCCGAGGTGGACAAGGAGATGGCCACGGCCATCGAGTTCGCCGAGAAGAGCCCCGACGCCGCCCTCTCGTCGGCTCTCGAGGACGTCTACGCGTAA
- a CDS encoding alpha-ketoacid dehydrogenase subunit beta has protein sequence MREITFVDALNEALHEEMERDPKVFVIGEDVELAYVFGVTKGLAARFGKERVRDTPISELGIVGAGVGAAMAGYRPVIEIMFMDFIMLAMDPLINQAAKLRYMLGGQISVPMVVRTPGGGGVQYGPTHSQCLEAWFMQMPGIKVAVPSNPADGKGLLKAAIRDDNPVLFVEHKMLYKQKGLVPEGEHLVPFGKAEVKRPGSDVTLVGVGYQVVNCLRAAEALAGEGISAEVVDPRTLAPLDTATLAESVRKTGRCVVVEEGHLRSGVGSEIAAAIQAEAFDYLDAPIGRIAALDAPIPFEPRLEEFVLPSPGKIVKAAKEAVGAAV, from the coding sequence ATGCGTGAGATTACCTTCGTCGACGCCCTGAACGAAGCTCTCCACGAGGAGATGGAGCGGGACCCCAAGGTCTTCGTCATCGGCGAGGACGTCGAGCTGGCCTATGTCTTCGGCGTCACCAAGGGATTGGCCGCGCGCTTCGGCAAGGAGCGCGTGCGGGACACCCCAATCAGCGAGCTCGGCATCGTCGGCGCCGGCGTCGGGGCGGCGATGGCGGGCTACCGGCCCGTCATCGAGATCATGTTCATGGACTTCATCATGCTGGCGATGGATCCCCTCATCAACCAGGCGGCCAAGCTCCGCTACATGCTGGGCGGGCAGATCTCGGTGCCCATGGTGGTCCGCACCCCGGGTGGGGGCGGGGTCCAGTACGGCCCCACCCACAGCCAGTGCCTGGAGGCCTGGTTCATGCAGATGCCGGGCATCAAGGTGGCCGTGCCGAGCAACCCCGCGGACGGCAAGGGCCTCCTCAAGGCGGCCATCCGGGACGACAACCCGGTCCTCTTCGTCGAGCACAAGATGCTCTACAAGCAGAAGGGACTGGTGCCTGAGGGTGAGCACCTCGTCCCCTTCGGAAAGGCCGAGGTGAAGCGTCCCGGCTCGGACGTGACTCTCGTTGGCGTCGGCTACCAGGTGGTGAACTGCCTCCGGGCGGCCGAGGCGCTCGCGGGGGAGGGCATCAGCGCCGAGGTCGTCGATCCGCGTACCCTGGCCCCCCTCGACACGGCCACGCTGGCCGAATCCGTCCGCAAGACCGGCCGGTGCGTGGTGGTGGAGGAGGGCCATCTGCGCAGCGGGGTGGGCTCCGAGATCGCGGCGGCCATCCAGGCGGAGGCGTTCGACTACCTGGACGCCCCCATCGGCCGCATCGCCGCCCTGGACGCCCCCATCCCCTTCGAGCCCAGGCTGGAGGAGTTCGTCCTCCCCAGCCCGGGAAAGATCGTGAAGGCGGCCAAGGAGGCGGTGGGCGCCGCGGTGTGA